The genomic region aaactcccatatccacTGGGTGAAaatccacagtgtgccatcacagcagcaagatttgtgacctgttgccacgagaaaagggcaaccagtgaagaacacacacagtaaatacaacccatatttatgcttatttattttatctcgtgtcctttaccatttgtacattgttaaaacactttatttatatataatatgacatttgtaatgtctttattgttttgaaacttctctatgtgtaatgttcactgttaatttttattgtttatttcactttatatattcacattatatattatctacctcacttgctttggcaatgttaacacatgtttctcatgccaataaagcccttgaattgaattgaattgagagagacagacaggcagagacagagagacagagacagagagagagagagagagagagagagagagagagagagagacagagagacagagagagagagagacagagagacagagagagagagagagagagagagagagagagagagagagagagagaacacacaccattgtagatacaacccatatctatgcttatttattttatcttgtgtcctttaccatttgtacatggttaaaacactgtatatatataatatgacatttgtaatgtctttattgttttgaaacttctgtatgtgtgatgttcactgttcatttttattgtttatttcactttatatattcacttcatatatcatctaccttacttgctttggcaacgttaacacgtttcccatgccaataaagcccttgaattgaattgaattgagagagacagagagagagagagccagagacagagacagagagagagagagacagagagggacagagacagacagagagagagagagccagagacagagacagagagagagagtgagagagagagagagagagagagagagagagagagagagagagagagagagacagagacagagacagagacagacagagagagacagagagagacagagacagacagagagacagagagagagagagagagagagagagagagagagagagagagagagagagagagagacatgaagaggtTTAAATAGAACTGGATGTATTTACTGTAGCACTGTGTTGTGGAACTGTATCACTCAggtgatggtggaaaataagataGTGTGCATTAACACTGACAGAAAGTCCACTATCAGATGTCGGGGGCAGTTCAACCTTTGGCCACACCACACCCAAAGCTAATGTAAGGATACTGTAAAAAGAAAAGTTGCAAATCTGATGTCAAACAAAGGCTACTCTTACTTCAAATATTTTGTTACTGTAAAAAAAGCCCTCTGACTCACGTGACTTGCGGTTGGCTCTGGACCTCTTCCTCTCGCGAGGCTCTGTCCGTGTCCTGGGCCCCTGAGTGGCTGACTTGACGATGCGCTCCATGATCTCATCTGCAGCGTCTGTCTCTGTGCAATTAGGTGGGTCTTCAATCACTGATGAGCCCCAAGGACCCACACGGCCTAGGAGAGAagacaaggagagaaggagagaagacaaggagagaaaagaaggagagaatgagagacgaGAACGAGTGAAgacaaggagagaagagaaggagagaaaacaagACGAGAAGTAGAGAagacaaggagagaaggagagaagacaaggagagaagagaaggagagaaaacaagaagagaagtagagaagacaaggagagaagagaaggagaaaagtcaaggagagaagagaaggagagaagaagagacgagAAGGAGAGACGAGAAGGAGAGACGAGAAGGAGAGACGAGAAGGGGAGACGAGAAGGGGAGACGAGAACGAGAGAAgacaaggagagaagagaaggagagaaaacaagaagagaagtagagaagacaaggagagaaagagaaggagagaagagaaggagagaggtcaaggagagaagagaaggagagaaggagagaagagaaggacagacagaatCAACCTCAGGTGTAGTAGAGCTGGGGTTGTAATTTTTTTTTTGAAAGTCCAGAGGTTTCCCTTTTTTACAGGAGTTGTGTGAAGGTGGTGGTCTGTCAGACTGACCTGGCCTGCTGGCTCTGGTGCGTGTACGTAGGCCTGGCACGGTGGACGCTCCACTGTCACTGCAGCCCTGCAAGCTGCTCTTCAGCACTGCCTTCATGTTCTCATGCTCCGCTGCATCCTCTGCGTACTGCAGACCCTGCGTCAGCACGCCCTCCTGGCTTACAGGCCCCGGGGCGCTACCGCCAAACTTTCCACCCTGTGGGGTGGATTAGGAGAGAAGAGCTAGGTTAGAGATGAAACTTGCTAAATCTATCTATGAAAATGGTTCAATTAGTCATCATGCTCTGGCACCATTAAGAGCACTCAATTAGAAAACCTCTAGAAAACAACAACATATAAATCCATTCTGAGTTAATCACAGTTCTTTACAGTATTCTCCTGACCAACAGCATGGGAGCTATATTTAAATGGTCACATGCTGCATGCACTTTTAAAAATTGTATCCCACAAATAGAAGCCATATTTATTTAGTATCcgtaacaaacaaacaacaaacaaacaaaccaacaaCACCCCCCACTGCCCACAAAAACACAATGTCAAAAAAACATTCACCACAGGTCTTTGTCATAACTTATTAGTCATAAGTTAACATTACTTAGACCTAACTTATCAGCACTATGTGACGACCGTCTTATGAACCTTTACATCACATACAGTTAAGTAAAACCTAACCATCTGTATTGAAACCTGCTGATTTCTTCCCTGTTGACGGTGATCGCCATCTTGGTTCCATTATAGAACAAACAGAGCTGTGTAAGCTGATCCTGGTCAGCAGAGTCAGGCTTCATCCCAAATGGAGaccaggactctggtcaaaagaagtacactatactatactatataaggaatagggtggcatttaggACTCAGCCTCTCATGTGGACCCCATTGTTTTTTAAGAGATGAATCTCTGGTTCTCATGAGGTCTACTACCCAGGATAAGGTTCTATCAGGAAGTGCTTGTCTGTGGATTCTGACCCCCTGAGGTCTGGTTTGAGTTTGGACTAACCTGCTTCCCTTGTCTGTGGACTTGCAGTGAACAGAACATCCATAGCTTTatccaaaccctaacccttaacctaacctcaaacccctatccctaacccttaacctaacctcaaacccctatccctaaccctaacccttaacctaacctcaaacccctatccctaaccctaacccttaacctaacctcaaacccctatccctaaaccttaacctaacctcaaacccctatttctaacccttaacctaacctcaaacccctatttctaacctaaaccttaacctaacctcaaacccctatttctaaccctaaacctaacctaacctcaaacccctatttctaacccttaacctaacctcaaacccctatttctaacccttaacctaacctcaaacccctatttctaacccttaacctaacctcaaacccctatttctaacccttaacctaacctcaaacccctatttctaaccctaaaccttaacctaacctcaaacccctatttctaacccttaacctaacctcaaacccctatttctaacccgaacccttaacctaacctcaaacccctatttctaaccctaaaccttaacctaacctcaaacccctatttctaacccttaacctaacctcaaacccctatttctaaccctaaaccttaacctaacctcaaacccctatttctaacccttaacctaacctcaaacccctatttctaaccctaacccttaacctaacctcaaacccctatttctaacccgaacccttaacctaacctcaaacccctatttctaaccctaaaccttaacctaacctcaaacccctatttctaaccctaacccttaacctaacctcaaacccctatttctaacccttaacctaacctcaaacccctatttctaaccctaacctaacctcaaacccctatttctaacccttaacctaacctcaaacccctatttctaacctgaacccttaacctaacctcaaacccctatttccctaacccttaacctaacctcaaacccctatttctaacccttaacctaacctcaaacccctatttctaaccccttaacctaacctcaaacccctatttctaacctgaacccttaacctaacctcaaacccctatttctaacccgaaaccctttaacctaacctcaaacccctatttctaaccctaaacctaacctaacctcaaacccctatccctaaaccttaacctaacctcaaacccctatttctaaccctaaacctaacctaacctcaaacccctatttctaaccctaaaccccaaacctaacctcaaacccctatttctaaccctttaacctaacctcaaacccctatttctaacctcaaacccttaacctaacctcaaacccctatttctaaccctaaaccttaacctaacctcaaacccctatttctaaccttaacctaacctcaaacccctatttccctaacccttaacctaacctcaaacccctatttctaacccttaacctaacctcaaacccctaaacccttaacctaacctcaaacccctatttctaaccctaacccttaacctaacctcaaacccctatttctaacccttaacctaacctcaaacccctatttctaaccctaacccttaacctaacctcaaacccctatttctaaccctaaaccttaacctaacctcaaacccctatttctaaccctaaccttaacctaacctcaaacccctatttctaaccctaaaccttaacctaacctcaaacccctatttctaaccctaaaccttaacctaacctcaaacccctaaaCCCTCCTTAACCTAACCtcctatttctaacccttaacctaacctcaaacccctatttctaaccctaaaccttaacctaacctcaaacccctatttctaacccgaacccttaacctaacctcaaacccctatttctaaccctaaaccttaacctaacctcaaacccctatttctaaccctaaaccttaacctaacctcaaacccctatttctaaccctcaaaccttaacctaacctcaaacccctatttctaaccctaaaccttaacctaacctcaaacccctatttctaaccctaaaccttaacctaacctcaaacccctatttctaacccttaacctaacctcaaacccctatttctaacccttaacctaacctcaaacccctatttctaaccctaacccttaacctaacctcaaacccctatttctaaccctaaaccttaacctaacctcaaacccctatttctaaccctaaaccttaacctaacctcaaacccctatttctaaccctaacccttaacctaacctcaaacccctatttctaacccgaacccttaacctaacctcaaacccctatttctaaccctaacctcaaacccctatttctaacccttaacctaacctcaaacccctatttctaaccctaaaccttaacctaacctcaaacccctatttctaaccctaacccttaacctaacctcaaacccctatttctaacccttaacctaacctcaaacccctatttctaaccctaaaccttaacctaacccctcaaacccctatttctaaccctatttctaacccttaacctaacctcaaacccctatttctaaccctaaaccttaacctaacctcaaacccctatttctaacccttaacctaacctcaaacccctatttctaaccccaacccttaacctaacctcaaacccctatttctaacccttaacctaacctcaaacccctatttctaccttaacctaacctcaaacccctatttctaaccctaaaccttaacctaacctcaaacccctatttctaaccctaacccttaacctaacctcaaacccctatttctaacccgacccttaacctaacctcaaacccctatttctaaccctaaaccttaacctaacctcaaacccctatttctaaccctaaaccttaacctaacctcaaacccctatttctaaccctaacccttaacctaacctcaaacccatatttctaacccttaacctaacctcaaacccctatttctaaccctaaaccttaacctaacctcaaacccctatttctaaccctaaccttaacctaacctcaaacccctatttctaaccctaaaacctaacctcaaacccctatttctaaccctaacccttaacctaacctcaaacccctatttctaaccctttaACTAACCTCAAACCCCAAtttctaaccttaacctaacctcaaacccctatttctaacccttaacctaacctcaaacccctatttctaaccctaactACCTAAACCCCTTTAACTAACCCTATTtctacccttaacctaacctcaaacccc from Oncorhynchus masou masou isolate Uvic2021 chromosome 29, UVic_Omas_1.1, whole genome shotgun sequence harbors:
- the LOC135519825 gene encoding FH1/FH2 domain-containing protein 3-like, whose translation is MAITGGKFGGSAPGPVSQEGVLTQGLQYAEDAAEHENMKAVLKSSLQGCSDSGASTVPGLRTRTRASRPGRVGPWGSSVIEDPPNCTETDAADEIMERIVKSATQGPRTRTEPRERKRSRANRKSLRRTLKNGLTPEEANALGLSSGSEMAV